A region of Methyloversatilis discipulorum DNA encodes the following proteins:
- the glpK gene encoding glycerol kinase GlpK translates to MTAVTASSNTAQRFILALDQGTTSSRALVFDAAGRVVAMAQRELPQSYPQPGWVEHDALRIWTDTLACAHEALLRAAVKADGIAAIGITNQRETVLLWERATGTPLAPAIVWQDRRTADICDRLRADGHEDFVRSRAGLVLDPYFSASKIAWLLDHVPGARERAERGELACGTMDSWLVWQLTGGRRHITDLTNASRTQLLDIRNGRWDDELLALFRVPRALLPEVVPSSGLLAETDAALFGRALPVSGIAGDQQAALFGQGCNAPGLAKNTYGTGCFMLMHTGRHAIASRHGLLTTCAAQTADTIEYALEGSVFVTGALVQWLRDGLGLIARAGDVEALAASVPDSGGVTVVPAFTGLGAPHWSAAARGTMFGLSRGTTRAHIARAALESIALQTLDVMRAMEADAGAALRELRVDGGGTANALLMQMQADLLGCTVRVAPTQETTALGAALLAARGCGVDMSLPEDDGRAFEAQQHDLHARLAPRWQAAIAATLDYARATA, encoded by the coding sequence ATGACCGCCGTGACCGCCTCTTCGAATACTGCACAGCGCTTCATTCTCGCGCTCGATCAGGGCACTACCAGTTCGCGCGCGCTGGTATTTGACGCCGCCGGCCGCGTCGTCGCGATGGCGCAGCGCGAACTGCCGCAAAGCTATCCGCAGCCCGGCTGGGTCGAACACGACGCCTTGCGCATCTGGACCGACACGCTGGCCTGCGCGCACGAAGCCCTGCTGCGCGCCGCGGTGAAGGCGGACGGAATCGCCGCCATCGGCATCACCAACCAGCGCGAAACCGTGCTGCTGTGGGAGCGCGCAACCGGCACCCCGCTGGCGCCGGCGATCGTCTGGCAGGACAGGCGCACTGCCGACATCTGCGACCGTCTGCGGGCCGATGGCCACGAGGACTTCGTGCGCAGCCGGGCCGGACTGGTGCTCGACCCCTACTTCTCGGCCAGCAAGATCGCCTGGCTGCTCGACCACGTACCGGGCGCGCGCGAACGGGCCGAACGCGGCGAACTGGCCTGCGGCACGATGGACAGCTGGCTGGTGTGGCAGCTCACCGGCGGTCGTCGTCACATCACGGATCTCACCAACGCCAGCCGCACCCAGTTGCTGGACATCCGCAACGGACGCTGGGATGACGAGCTGCTGGCGCTGTTCCGCGTGCCGCGTGCGCTGCTGCCCGAGGTCGTGCCGTCCAGCGGCCTGCTGGCCGAAACCGACGCCGCGCTGTTCGGCCGCGCACTGCCGGTGAGCGGCATCGCCGGCGACCAGCAGGCGGCGCTGTTCGGCCAGGGCTGCAACGCGCCCGGTCTGGCGAAGAACACCTATGGCACCGGCTGCTTCATGTTGATGCACACCGGCCGCCACGCCATCGCGTCGCGGCACGGCCTGCTCACCACCTGCGCTGCGCAGACCGCCGACACGATCGAGTACGCGCTGGAAGGCAGCGTGTTCGTGACCGGCGCACTGGTGCAGTGGCTGCGCGACGGGCTCGGTCTGATCGCCCGCGCGGGCGACGTCGAGGCGCTGGCTGCGAGCGTGCCGGACAGCGGCGGCGTGACCGTGGTGCCGGCCTTCACCGGGCTGGGCGCACCGCACTGGTCGGCCGCGGCGCGCGGAACGATGTTCGGTCTGAGCCGTGGCACGACACGCGCCCACATCGCGCGCGCCGCGCTCGAATCGATCGCGCTGCAGACGCTGGACGTGATGCGGGCGATGGAAGCCGACGCCGGCGCCGCGCTGCGCGAACTGCGGGTCGATGGCGGCGGCACCGCCAACGCGCTGCTGATGCAGATGCAGGCCGACCTGCTCGGCTGCACCGTGCGCGTGGCGCCGACACAGGAAACGACAGCGCTTGGCGCCGCGCTGCTGGCGGCGCGCGGCTGCGGTGTCGACATGTCGTTACCAGAGGACGACGGCCGCGCCTTCGAAGCGCAACAGCACGATCTTCACGCCCGCCTGGCGCCGCGCTGGCAGGCAGCCATCGCAGCCACGCTGGACTACGCGCGCGCCACCGCCTGA
- a CDS encoding response regulator: MIRLLLVDDHAVVREGYRRLLERRADLRIESEAASANEALTAFRAVQPDVVVLDLGLPDMGGVELVRRLVQRDARARILVFSMHRDPLFASQALRAGALGYVTKSCAPDVLIDAVYQVAARRRVLSPDIAPELALALLNDADNPLDALSPREFEVLRMLLDGRSADEIGQALHISPKTAQNTHYQIKAKLGTRTDIDLVRLAMKWGLGANEGQTDA, translated from the coding sequence ATGATCCGTCTGCTTCTGGTCGATGACCACGCCGTGGTGCGCGAGGGCTACCGGCGCCTGCTCGAACGCCGCGCCGACCTGCGCATCGAGTCCGAAGCGGCCAGCGCGAACGAGGCGCTGACCGCCTTTCGCGCGGTGCAGCCGGATGTCGTCGTGCTCGATCTCGGGCTGCCCGACATGGGGGGCGTCGAACTGGTGCGCCGGCTCGTGCAGCGCGATGCGCGCGCGCGCATCCTGGTGTTCAGCATGCACCGCGACCCGCTGTTCGCGTCGCAGGCGCTGCGCGCCGGTGCGCTCGGTTACGTCACCAAGAGCTGCGCGCCCGACGTGCTGATCGATGCGGTCTACCAGGTCGCGGCCCGCCGCCGCGTGCTCAGCCCTGACATCGCACCCGAGCTTGCACTGGCGCTGTTGAACGACGCCGACAATCCGCTCGACGCGCTTTCGCCGCGCGAATTCGAGGTGCTGCGCATGCTGCTCGACGGCCGCTCGGCCGACGAGATCGGGCAGGCATTGCACATCAGCCCGAAAACCGCGCAGAACACGCACTACCAGATCAAGGCCAAGCTCGGCACGCGCACCGACATCGACCTGGTGCGTCTGGCGATGAAGTGGGGCTTGGGCGCGAACGAAGGGCAGACCGACGCGTGA